CGATCAGGTGATGAGCGTGCATCAGGCCAGCGATGAACTGGCGCAGGGCAATGAAAAAATCGCCAGCCATACCGAACAGACGGCGGCCAGCGTGCAGCAAACCGCTGCGACCATGAATCAGATGACCACCACGGTTAACAGCAATGCGGAAAGCACCGGTCAGGCGAATAACTACTCAATGACCGCCAGCCAGGCGGCGGTACAGGGCGGAGAAGTGATGAAGCAGGTGGTCGGCACCATGGACGAAATTGCGCAAAGTTCGCAACAGATAGCCTCAATTACCGGCCTGATTGACAGCATCGCTTTCCAGACCAATATCCTGGCGCTGAACGCGGCGGTTGAGGCGGCGCGCGCCGGCGAACAGGGCAAAGGCTTTGCGGTAGTGGCCGGAGAGGTGCGCAATCTGGCGAAGCGTAGCGCCAACGCCGCCAGCGAGATCCGCGATTTGATCGCCGTCAGCGCGCTGAAAGTCCAGTCGGGCACCGGGCAGGTGCATCAGGCGGGTGAAACCATCGTCGATATCGTGGAAAAAGTGCAGAACGTGACAGAGCTGCTGCAGCAAATTAGCACCGCTACGCGTGAGCAAGGCACCGGCCTGAGCGAAGTCGGCAAGGCGGTTGAGGAACTGGATCGCATCACGCATCACAACGCTTCACTGGTGGAAGAGGGCGCGCAGGCCTCGGCACGGATGAAAAATCAGGCGCATCGGCTGGTGGAGGCGGTTGATGTGTTTCGTTAAACCAGCGCCGCAGTAAGACAACCCTGGCGGGCGTCGTGCAATGGCGTCCGCCCCGGCTTTCCAGAAAGGCGCGGTGATAAACCATAGCATTCCTGAATACGTACGCTCGCCATTTCATGGGTCATGACCAAATAATCTTCACCTTCAATTTGCAGCACGGGCGTTAAACACGCTACTGGCCTGGCGGTCATCGCAGGCACGAAATGGAAAACAGGCTGGCCGGAAGCCAGCCTGCAACAGCGCTATGCCCGCTGCGCGCGATACCAGCGCCAGGCATCCAGCAATAAAAACAGCAGCAGGCTGATGCCCATCAGCGGCAGGCTAAAAGCCAGAGCTATCAGCACCACCGACAGGATAAAGCGTAGGCTGAGGCTCATACGCCGCCACGCCTGCATCAGCGTATCCGCCGGATGATGTTGCGGCTGAGCGGGACGACGCTGCCACCACAGACGGTAGCCAAGCACAATCAGCACGCACAGCGCCAGGCCGAACAGTGCCAGCACCAGCTGATTCGCCACGCCGAACAGAATGCCCATATGCGCATCCACGCCCCAGCGCGTTAACTTCGCCAGCAGGCCAAAGTTGGCGAATTCAATTTTATCCGTAACGCGCCAGGTATGGGGATCCACCGCCACGGCATCCACCTGGGTGGGCCAGCGGCGATCGATCTCACCCACGATCCACGCTCTGTCCGCCTGATAAGAAGGGCGAATTTCCAGCTTCGCCGCGTCAATACCGTTGGCGCGCGCGGCAGCCAGCACGCCGTCAAACTGGGCGGCGCTTAACGGCGCATCCGGCGCATGATGCATCATATGCCCATGATGCTCCGCATGTTCATCCATCATCATCGGCGGCGCGTTGCTGGCAAGCTGCGTATTCACCGCCGGGGTCAGCCAGCCATAATGGGCGCGCAGGGCATTGATATTATCGCCGGCCCAGCGCGACCAGGTGAGGCCGGTGGCGGAGAAAAACAGCAGCCCGAGCAGCAGCGCAAGGCCCAGCAGGCTGTGCCAGCTACGCAGACGCAGCAGGCGTTGCGTACGCGAGGCGCCTGTTGTTTTGCTGCGACGCGGCGTGCGCTGTACCGCCCATAGCAGCGTGCCGCCCAGCGCGGCGACCCACATCCAGCTGGCGGCCAGCTCGCTGTAGTTACGCCCAATATCACCCAGCAGCAGGCTGCGATGGAGATAATCCAGCGTGGTGCGCAGCGGCAAAATCCCACTGGTGCCGTAGACGGTGAGATCGCCGCGTACCGCCAGCGTTTTCGGATCGATAAACAGAGCGCGCGTTTCTGATGGCGCGCTGTCGGCGAAGCGAAACATCACGCGTGTGGTCTCGGTATCGCTCGGTGCCGGGCGCACGGCGGCGATTTTCGCATCGCTGCCCGCGTAGGCCAGCGCCGCATCGATCTGTTTTGATAGCGGCTGTACGGGGCCGGGCGCATCGGTCGTCAGCTGTTGCGCATACAGGTAATTTTCAAGCTGCGGCGTTAATACATAGAGCGTGCCGGTGAGCGCGGCGGCAAAGATAAACGGGCCGATAAACAGACCGATGGTGAAGTGTAAACGACGCATAAGCTGCAGAAACGCCTGCGCGCTTTGCGTTTTTTCAATCTGTGCCGAGGCCGTCGGCACGATTTTTTCCGACATAATGGTTCCTTTGCCCGTTGGCGGGCTGTAGAGAAAGCGTTGGGTTAAACGAGTGAAAACCCGTTAACCGGCGGCCCGCGCGGTCGGAACCAAATGGGGATCCAGCTGGCGACAAAAGGCTGTAGCTGGAGAGGAGCGACTGGCACGGCCGCCTGTAGCAGCGTCCAGAGCTGCGGCAGGCGCACGGAGTCCAGCGGCAGATGAATCAGCAGTACGCAGTAGCCACAGGCGCTGTCGTCCATCATCGACATATGATAGTGCCGGGAATGAGAGGCAGCGGAAGCGGAATGAGGCGCGGCGCCTGGCTGCGCCGCCGTAGGGGGCGACGAGTGATGAGCGTGGCTGGCGGTCGGCGGGCTGTGTTGCCTGGCGACCTCTGCTGCGCAGCCATGGTCATGCCTTTCATCTTCCGCATCCATCGCCATTGCTGACATATGCGCCATCATTGGCGAGGCATAGCCATGCTGAGCCATCAGCGATTTAGAAATCACCGGGGCGATAAACAGCAGCAGCATAGCCAGCAGCGCCAGCCACGCCGGGAAACGGCTGCGGGCGATGGCAACATAAATCAGCGACACAGAAGATCCTGAACAAGATAACGGCGTAATTGTAGGCGAATTGCCAATACAGAAATCATTTTTTTAGGTTAAATCAGCGGGATTTTGGCAAACGTCGACCCATTCGGCCTCGGTAAGCTCCGCCATTTTATCCGGCGAGATACGTAGCGCGCTATGAGTCGCGCCTGCTGCCGGCAATACTTCGGCAAAGCGCCGCAGAGAAATATCGCAATAGACTGGCAGCGGATGCTCAAGGCCAAAGGGGCAGACGCCGCCGGGCGGATGGCCGGTCCAGTTCAGCACCTCATCGGTGGTTAACATGCGCGCCTTTGCCCCCAGCGTTTCTTTTAGCTTGCGATTATCCAGACGCAGATCGCCGCCGGTCACGATCAGGATCACCCGATTCTTTACCTTTAACGACAGGGTCTTCGCTATCTGCCCCGGCGCGACGCCGTGCGCTTTAGCGGCAAGAGCCACGGTTGCCGTGCTTTGACTAAGTTCAATAATCGGGATTTCAGGGGCACGCTCGGCAAAATACTGCCGTACAGACTCCAGGCTCATGTTGCGTTGCTCTTTACAATAAAACGGGGTGATAAAGCTGCCATAACCGAGGGGATCTGTAAACGACAGGCGGCGGGAAAGCGCCGCCTTACAAAAAAAGGGTTGATGACTTTTTGCCGTCAGAAGAGGGGATCAGACGGGCTTCAGGGTACAGTCGCCGCAACGTTCCACCGCGGGCAGCCGGTAGCGCTGACAGCAGCTGCGACGCTGCATCGCGCCGTCGCGCGGGATAACGGTACGGTAAAGCGGGTTATCGCTGCCGTCCAATAAATGACGCGAGAAAAACAGCGCATGTTCCAGCGTCAGCAGCGTGGCTTCATCTACCCAGCTTTTCATCTCGCCTAAAAACCAGTGCATCAGGTAGCCGGTATTATTCCAGATAAGTTTGGCGTTGATATCGCCATGCTGTTCAATGCCCTGTACCGCCGGGATTAAATGCCGCTGGATAAGACGATCGATACGCTGATGCGCATTCAGATAGCGCGCATCTTCGTCCTCCTGCACGTCGATCCAGAATTTAGCCGGACGACCGCTTTCATGGAACTGCAGATGAAAATGTTCCAGCGAGCAGTCGAGCGCGCGCTTCTCCATTACCAGCGCCAGCATCATCGGCGGCACAATCAGGCCAAAATACCACTGCGCCCAGAGCGACTGTAGCGGCTTTGCCTCACGCAGCATATCAGCATGCTCACGATAGATTTCATCGCTGTAGCGCGCCAGCAGGCGATTAAAGTGCGTGCTCTGTGACCATTCAGGCTGGATAAGCGTATCGTCAGGGGCGGCGTCGTTAAGCGTGATAAATTCAAGGAACCACGAGCGATGTTCGCTAAACAGACTATGCAGCACAGTGCTCAGCGAACTATCACTCTGCATAAAGATGACTGGAGACGAACCATACTCATAAGCCTGACGCGTAACAATGGCCATAGGGCTTCCTGTGTAATCGACTGCCGAAATGGAGATAAGAAAACAAATGATAATCGTTCTTGATTGTATCCAGGAAGGAATGCGCTAGCAAGTGGGAGAATGCAGTAAGTCGTCGTATTAACGTTACGGGAGATTTATCGGCTATAACCTGATAAAACGTCAGGTTTTAGTCAAAGGCAGAAAAACATCCTGCGCTATAGACAACCGGCGTATAAAAATTCCAGCAAAAAATAAATAGCGTTATTCTCGCCGTTGCCGATGGATTTTTTATTTAAACCAGGCCTGCAGAGAAGAAACTATTTGAATTACTTTAATTTGTATTAAGGAGAAAGATTTATCCCGGCTAAATAATCCTTTTATATAAATGCATCCTTAAACATCAGGCTATATCCGCCGGCGCTGAACGCAGATTAGCTTCGCAAAGTTCTTCCCAGGAAAGAATGGTATTTCTGCCGCGGTTTTTCGCCACATATAAAGCCCGATCGGCGTTGGCCAGCGCCTGTTCAAAATCTTCTTCGATTATCGGAGCAATACCGGCGCTAATAGTGACATGCGTAGAGACGCGATGGTTAAAACGATGGGGAATTTCCAGGTCCAGCACATGTTGACGAATACGTTCAGCCAGCTTCATGGCAATCGAACGATTAACGTTAGTCATCAGCACCAGAAACTCTTCGCCGCCGTAACGGGTGACTACATCCCGCGAGCGCACCGCATCACGAATCGCCGCAGAGACGCGCGTCAGCGCCTGATCGCCCATCGCATGCCCGTAGTTATCGTTATAAGATTTAAAATTATCGATATCGAGCAGCATCACGAAATGGCTGCCGGCATGGTTCTCCAGCAGGTTTTCCAGCCGGTTCTTCAAACCGCGCCGGTTATAGAGCCCGGTAAGCGGATCGAGCATACTCAGGTCGCTCCAGGTCTGCTTTTCTTCGTACAGCTGGAACAAGAGGCGTCGCGTAAAATGGTCGCTGCGGCGCTGCATCAGGCTCTGGAGCGTAAAGCCGAGCAGTGGCAGTGCGATGGTAAACAGCAGCGTTAGCGGATGCTGGCCGCGGTCGAGCAGCATAACGGTAAGCGAGGGCGGGGCAATGTGCAGGCAAAACGCCAGCAGATGTTCATTTAGCGAGATGGCGCTGATAAAGAAAACCGCCATCAGGCTGACCAGCAGGAAGCTGCCGTCAAAATAAAAAACCAGCTGGCTTTTATTCGCAATCAGCCATGACCACAGCACGCCGATAATAAAAGCGGTCAACGATAATATCGGCCATCTGGTGGCAGGCTTCAGGATCCAGAAGGTTAATTGCAATAAACTTATGATAACTATCAGCGTTGCCGGTAAAGAGAATGAAAGATTTTCTCCTTTATTTATCGGTAACATAAAAAAAAGTGATGTCGCCATGTTTAAAAAAAGAAAAAGCATTAACGACAGGCGATATTTGCTGTGCAGCAATTCTTCATAAGTTTGTAATTTCATTTTTATACACTCGGAACAGCCCTGAAATATCAAAGCGCCATTGCCATAGTAAAAATATTTACTCTGGAAAGGGTATTGAGCAGTTATTATTGGTATCTGGATTAGATTAATCCTGGCAATCTATCACTTTCTAACTGGTCTGTCATCTTCGTGTCTAAAGTTTCTACAAAGGAAACGTGCAAAATGATAAAAGCTACCATATGATACTGGTAATCATTATCATTTAGTGGTGACGGATATGCTGATGGCAATTATGGCGGCCTGCGGATTATGGGGCGTGAGCTGGATAATGGGAGAGCGCCTGCAAAGCGCGTGGAGTGTGTTGTTGCCTGGCGCGCTGATGCCGTTAGTGGCATCCATGAACCTGTCATTCGGCCAGTGGCGTTGGTTGTTATTGACGGCGCTGCTAATGACCGTAGTGATGCTGGTGCATCATCGGCTACGACGCTATATCTTGCTGCCTTCCTGTATCGCGCTCGCCGGCGCGTTGGCCGCGGTATCGGTGAATGCAGGCGCGCTGTAACGCAGGCAAAGCGTTTGTCGGGGGGTTAAGGATAGCCGTCCGGCAGCGGGTGAACTGATCATCGCATCGCTTTTCCGCGACAGGATTATCCGGCAAAGAACGGCCGCTTTTCAGACAATAAAGCAGGAAAAAATCGGGCTGTGAAACCGGGAGAAAATGTGATCGCCGGATAACGGCAGAGTCAAATCGGGGGAAACAGAGAGAAATAACAGAAGCGTGACAATATTGGTGCGAAGAGAGGGACTTGAACCCTCACGTCCGTTAAGACACTAACACCTGAAGCTAGCGCGTCTACCAATTCCGCCACCTTCGCATAACATTGTCTTCATATCACCGCATTTGGTGCGAAGAGAGGGACTTGAACCCTCACGTCCGTTAAGACACTAACACCTGAAGCTAGCGCGTCTACCAATTCCGCCACCTTCGCGCAGATGCTGTGCGATATGAATTTTTGTGGTCTTTGGTGCGAAGAGAGGGACTTGAACCCTCACGTCCGTTAAGACACTAACACCTGAAGCTAGCGCGTCTACCAATTCCGCCACCTTCGCATTCCGGCAATGCTTTACAGCACTGCAACCACGGAGGCGAATTCTGGAGATTTTTCCCGGGGACGTCAACAGATATTTATCGGCTCTGTTGCGATCGCTGTAAAAAGCAGCAGATCCCCGGGAGGTAAGGCTTTATTTGTCGCGGTTAGCAGCCTTAATGGCGCGGGCATCGCGTCCCCAGACGGCGCGGTAGACCTTAAAACGACCCGTTTGCGCCAGCACTTCATGATGGCCAAAGGTTTCGTCCAGCACCTGCGGGTAGGGCAGAAAGGCGTTAGCCACCAGCCGTAGCTCGCCGCCGCTGTTAAGGTGCTGAGCCGCACCGCGAATCAGCGTACGCGCCGCATCAAGGCTGGTCTGCATCCCTTCATGGAACGGCGGGTTCGAGATGATCATGTCATAACGGCCGGTCACGTCAGAATAAACGTTGCTGGCAAATACCTCGCCTTCGATCTGGTTGGCGGCCAGCGTCGCTTTACTGGCGGCCAGCGCGGCGGCATCCACATCGGTCAGCCACAGGCGTACCTTTGGCGAATGACGCGCCAGCAGCGTTGCCAGCACCCCGGCGCCGCAGCCGATATCCAGCACTTTCCCTTTGGTATGCGGGGTAAAGGTTGAGAGCAGCAGGGCGCTGCCACCATCCAGCCCGTCGCGGCTGAATACACCCGGCAGCGTTTTAATCACGCAATCATCCAGTCTGTATTCATCCCAGAAACTTTCCGCATCAAACGCGGGCTGCTGTGTCAGGCGACCATGATACAGACCGCAACGGCGCGCGCTGTCGATCTTGTCCAGCGTCGCCCAGGCAGCCAGCATACCTTCGGCGCTGCGCACGCCGCTGCGGTTTTCGCCAATAACAAAAATATCGCTGCCCACCGGCAGCAGCGACAGCAGATTTTGCAGCTGAAACTGGGCTTCCGGCTTGTTTTTCGGCCAGTAATAGATCAGGGTATCGCACTCTGCTATCGCTTCTGCCGTGGCTACCAGGCCAAACTGCGCACGATCGCCCATGCTGCGGCTTAATGATTGCCAGTGATGATAATATTGCGTATGGACGCGGCTCAGCTGGGTTTCCAGCTGGGCGGGCAGGTCATCCTGCAAATCGCCGGCAAACAGCACGCGGCGGTCTTGCCATTCATCACTATGGCGCAGGATCACTTCACTCGCCGGGGTAAAAGCAGACATCAGATAGCTCCTCAGAAATCAGAGCGCAGAGTATAGTGGTTTGTTGGCGCATGTTCGATGGGTTTGCTAGCATAGCGGCGCATTATAAGGGCGTAACGGGAATTTCTATGTCATCCAGACGTGACTGGCTACTACAGCAAATGGGCATT
This Mixta hanseatica DNA region includes the following protein-coding sequences:
- a CDS encoding DUF1435 family protein, which encodes MLMAIMAACGLWGVSWIMGERLQSAWSVLLPGALMPLVASMNLSFGQWRWLLLTALLMTVVMLVHHRLRRYILLPSCIALAGALAAVSVNAGAL
- a CDS encoding PepSY-associated TM helix domain-containing protein; translated protein: MSEKIVPTASAQIEKTQSAQAFLQLMRRLHFTIGLFIGPFIFAAALTGTLYVLTPQLENYLYAQQLTTDAPGPVQPLSKQIDAALAYAGSDAKIAAVRPAPSDTETTRVMFRFADSAPSETRALFIDPKTLAVRGDLTVYGTSGILPLRTTLDYLHRSLLLGDIGRNYSELAASWMWVAALGGTLLWAVQRTPRRSKTTGASRTQRLLRLRSWHSLLGLALLLGLLFFSATGLTWSRWAGDNINALRAHYGWLTPAVNTQLASNAPPMMMDEHAEHHGHMMHHAPDAPLSAAQFDGVLAAARANGIDAAKLEIRPSYQADRAWIVGEIDRRWPTQVDAVAVDPHTWRVTDKIEFANFGLLAKLTRWGVDAHMGILFGVANQLVLALFGLALCVLIVLGYRLWWQRRPAQPQHHPADTLMQAWRRMSLSLRFILSVVLIALAFSLPLMGISLLLFLLLDAWRWYRAQRA
- the rsmC gene encoding 16S rRNA (guanine(1207)-N(2))-methyltransferase RsmC, translated to MSAFTPASEVILRHSDEWQDRRVLFAGDLQDDLPAQLETQLSRVHTQYYHHWQSLSRSMGDRAQFGLVATAEAIAECDTLIYYWPKNKPEAQFQLQNLLSLLPVGSDIFVIGENRSGVRSAEGMLAAWATLDKIDSARRCGLYHGRLTQQPAFDAESFWDEYRLDDCVIKTLPGVFSRDGLDGGSALLLSTFTPHTKGKVLDIGCGAGVLATLLARHSPKVRLWLTDVDAAALAASKATLAANQIEGEVFASNVYSDVTGRYDMIISNPPFHEGMQTSLDAARTLIRGAAQHLNSGGELRLVANAFLPYPQVLDETFGHHEVLAQTGRFKVYRAVWGRDARAIKAANRDK
- the fhuF gene encoding siderophore-iron reductase FhuF — its product is MAIVTRQAYEYGSSPVIFMQSDSSLSTVLHSLFSEHRSWFLEFITLNDAAPDDTLIQPEWSQSTHFNRLLARYSDEIYREHADMLREAKPLQSLWAQWYFGLIVPPMMLALVMEKRALDCSLEHFHLQFHESGRPAKFWIDVQEDEDARYLNAHQRIDRLIQRHLIPAVQGIEQHGDINAKLIWNNTGYLMHWFLGEMKSWVDEATLLTLEHALFFSRHLLDGSDNPLYRTVIPRDGAMQRRSCCQRYRLPAVERCGDCTLKPV
- a CDS encoding diguanylate cyclase, producing MKLQTYEELLHSKYRLSLMLFLFLNMATSLFFMLPINKGENLSFSLPATLIVIISLLQLTFWILKPATRWPILSLTAFIIGVLWSWLIANKSQLVFYFDGSFLLVSLMAVFFISAISLNEHLLAFCLHIAPPSLTVMLLDRGQHPLTLLFTIALPLLGFTLQSLMQRRSDHFTRRLLFQLYEEKQTWSDLSMLDPLTGLYNRRGLKNRLENLLENHAGSHFVMLLDIDNFKSYNDNYGHAMGDQALTRVSAAIRDAVRSRDVVTRYGGEEFLVLMTNVNRSIAMKLAERIRQHVLDLEIPHRFNHRVSTHVTISAGIAPIIEEDFEQALANADRALYVAKNRGRNTILSWEELCEANLRSAPADIA
- a CDS encoding YbaK/EbsC family protein, producing MSLESVRQYFAERAPEIPIIELSQSTATVALAAKAHGVAPGQIAKTLSLKVKNRVILIVTGGDLRLDNRKLKETLGAKARMLTTDEVLNWTGHPPGGVCPFGLEHPLPVYCDISLRRFAEVLPAAGATHSALRISPDKMAELTEAEWVDVCQNPADLT
- a CDS encoding DUF2946 family protein — protein: MSLIYVAIARSRFPAWLALLAMLLLFIAPVISKSLMAQHGYASPMMAHMSAMAMDAEDERHDHGCAAEVARQHSPPTASHAHHSSPPTAAQPGAAPHSASAASHSRHYHMSMMDDSACGYCVLLIHLPLDSVRLPQLWTLLQAAVPVAPLQLQPFVASWIPIWFRPRGPPVNGFSLV